The Conger conger chromosome 15, fConCon1.1, whole genome shotgun sequence genome contains a region encoding:
- the fem1b gene encoding protein fem-1 homolog B: MESLAGYVYKAASEGRVLTLAALLLNHSTAETHYLLSYVTQHAGQRSTPLIIAARNGHAKVVRLLLDHYRVETEQTGTVRFDGYVIDGATALWCAAGAGHFEVVRLLVLHSANVNHTTVTNSTPLRAACFDGRLDIVRYLVENRADIGIANKYDNTCLMIAAYKGHGDVVRFLLERGADPNARAHCGATALHFAAEAGHLDIVKELVRGRASMAVNGNGMTPLKVAAESCKADVVELLLAHADCDPASRVEALELLGASFANDRENYDILKTYHYLYLAMLERHRDPAHVIAKEVLAPVEAYGGRSECRTPADLEAIRQDRDALHMEGLIVRERVLGSDNIDVSHPIIYRGAVYADNMEFDRCIRLWLHALRLRQRGNRNTHKDLLRFAQVFSQMVHLNEPVRARDVEQVLRCSVLEIERSTARVGTAPEPDLHSATDNYESNLFTFLYLVCISTKTQCGEEERARINKQIYDLIQLDPRSREGASLLHLAISSSTPVDDFHTNDVCSFPNAQVTKLLLDCGARVNAVDHEGNSPLHVIVQYNRPISDFLTLHAIIISLVEAGAHTDMTNKQNKTPLDKSTTGVSEILLKTQMKMSLKCLAARAVRHHHITYRNQIPKTLEEFVELH; this comes from the exons ATGGAGTCGCTGGCCGGGTACGTTTACAAGGCAGCTAGCGAGGGCCGAGTCCTGACACTGGCCGCCCTACTGCTTAACCACTCAACCGCCGAAACTCATTATTTGCTAAGCTATGTTACCCAGCACGCCGGTCAGCGTTCAACTCCCCTCATCATCGCCGCTCGTAATGGGCACGCCAAAGTTGTGAGGCTACTTCTCGATCACTACCGAGTGGAGACCGAACAGACGGGTACCGTAAGATTCGACGG GTATGTGATTGACGGAGCCACTGCCCTGTGGTGtgcggcgggggcggggcacTTCGAGGTGGTCCGCCTCCTGGTGCTGCACAGCGCCAACGTGAACCACACCACGGTCACCAACTCCACCCCCCTGCGGGCCGCCTGCTTCGACGGCCGCCTGGACATCGTGCGCTACCTGGTGGAGAACCGCGCCGACATCGGCATCGCCAACAAGTACGACAACACCTGCCTGATGATCGCCGCCTACAAGGGCCACGGCGACGTGGTGCGCTTCCTGCTGGAGCGGGGGGCCGACCCCAACGCCCGGGCCCACTGCGGGGCCACGGCCCTCCACTTCGCCGCGGAGGCCGGCCACCTGGACATCGTGAAGGAGCTGGTGCGCGGCCGGGCCTCCATGGCGGTCAACGGGAACGGCATGACGCCGCTGAAGGTGGCGGCGGAGAGCTGCAAGGCGGACGTGGTGGAGCTGCTCCTGGCCCACGCCGACTGCGACCCGGCCAGCCGCGTGGAGGCCCTGGAGCTGCTGGGCGCCTCCTTCGCCAACGACCGCGAGAACTACGACATTCTCAAGACCTACCACTACCTGTACCTGGCCATGCTGGAGCGGCACCGCGACCCCGCCCACGTCATCGCCAAGGAGGTGCTGGCGCCCGTGGAGGCGTACGGCGGGCGGTCGGAGTGCCGCACGCCGGCGGACCTGGAGGCCATCCGGCAGGACCGCGACGCGCTGCACATGGAGGGCCTCATCGTGCGCGAGCGCGTCCTGGGCTCCGACAACATCGACGTGTCGCACCCCATCATCTACCGCGGCGCCGTCTACGCCGACAACATGGAGTTCGACCGCTGCATCCGGCTGTGGCTGCACGCCCTGCGGCTGCGCCAGCGCGGCAACCGCAACACCCACAAGGACCTGCTGCGCTTCGCCCAGGTGTTCTCGCAGATGGTGCACCTGAACGAGCCGGTGCGGGCGCGCGACGTGGAGCAGGTGCTGCGCTGCAGCGTGCTGGAGATCGAGCGCAGCACCGCCCGCGTGGGCACCGCCCCCGAGCCCGACCTGCACTCGGCCACCGACAACTACGAGAGCAACCTCTTCACCTTCCTCTACCTGGTGTGCATCAGCACCAAGACGCAGTGCGGCGAGGAGGAGCGCGCCCGCATCAACAAGCAGATCTACGACCTGATCCAGCTGGACCCGCGCTCCCGCGAGGGAGCCTCGCTGCTGCACCTGGCCATCAGCTCCAGCACGCCCGTGGACGACTTCCACACCAACGACGTGTGCAGCTTCCCCAACGCGCAGGTCACCAAGCTGCTGCTGGACTGCGGCGCCCGCGTCAACGCCGTGGACCACGAGGGCAACTCCCCGCTGCACGTCATCGTGCAGTACAACCGGCCCATCAGCGACTTCCTCACGCTGCACGCCATCATCATCAGCCTGGTGGAGGCGGGCGCGCACACCGACATGACCAACAAGCAGAACAAGACGCCGCTGGACAAGAGCACCACGGGCGTGTCGGAGATCCTGCTGAAGACGCAGATGAAGATGAGCCTGAAGTGCCTGGCGGCGCGGGCCGTCCGGCACCACCACATCACCTACCGCAACCAGATCCCCAAAACCCTGGAGGAGTTTGTGGAGCTCCACTGA
- the itga11b gene encoding LOW QUALITY PROTEIN: integrin alpha-11 (The sequence of the model RefSeq protein was modified relative to this genomic sequence to represent the inferred CDS: deleted 2 bases in 2 codons): MEYCYTLLLCAYSLLSGLCDCFNIDSKHPKIIHGSAEAQFGYTVQQHMAGGQKWLLVGAPSETSGTLQTGDVYRCPINGKANGNCSRLNLGRISLTNVSERKDKMRLGMTLTSNPKDSSFVACGPLWSYECGSSYYSTGLCSRINSSFRFSRTIAPAFQRCETYMDIVIVLDGSNSIYPWFEVRNFLINILKKFYIGPGQIQVGIVQYGENVVHEFHLNDFRSVEEVVEAAQKIDQRGGEETNTALGINVGRSQAFKRGGRRGAKKVMIVITDGESHDSPDLKKVIEDCEEDDITRYAIAVLGYYNRRGINPEAFLNEIKFIASDPDDKHFFNVKDESALKDIVDALGERIFSLEGTNKNETSFGLQMSQAGFSSHIVEDGILVGAVGAYDWNGAVLKETRQGKVIPPKSSYLHEFPEELKNHGAYLGYTVTSVVSAKNGRLFVAGAPRFNHTGKVIIFTLKNNGNLTILLSLKGQQIGSYYGSEIAPLDVDGDGVTDNLLVAAPMFFSGGWEKGKVYIYRVTVQSRFILEGSLEITDRGQNTRFGSSLAPVPDLNGDTYNEVVVGAPLEDDHRGAIYVFYGKKDRIQRKYKQVLQGLLQASLSPSLQYFGCSVHGQMDLNEDGLVDLAVGSLGSAVLLRSRSVIHIGISVKFEPRKINIFNKDCRRGGRDVTCMAAVVCFNITATTAIPASQEVGLKYSSFIEERRYLPRAVMDDSDRQQPRNLSLLPAVEQCEHVYFHVMESTDNGRPIIFNVEAGMRDLVEGPVLDEGWPTTLRSELPFWNGCDEDDHCIPDLVLQSRSDLLDRSQFCAQALRSGGVICRPQRVAEEESVRVLEATRRRMVVEARLENRGENAYNAHLNISYSRNLHFSSLIVKDNSDIKIECRGEEGKRNERLCNVSEPFMKAQVQVSFRLEFEFSRSVFLDHVKVVMESGSDGEDMTVADNSNTLSHQLKYEADLLFTRDSSPSRYEIKADHSLEKPGTTDLPFNFTFQIHNLGYFPVRNLQLKIAIPQVTKTGNQLLQITDFYIDQTDGSRCVPPKPAAQFRETPEDLSHLPQLNPSNTGTIPILCSINLAAHREITVRIIGSLHLQTLYAVKFKTLDLLTTASIELDRSSPMFLIEEKPERHIILEIRKEGDHRIPIWIIIGSTLGGLLLLALLSLALWKLGFFQRQKRREEAEQEANGKVAEER, from the exons AATGACACTGACCTCCAATCCTAAAGACAGCAGCTTTGTG GCCTGTGGTCCTCTCTGGTCGTATGAGTGTGGGAGTTCCTACTACAGCACTGGACTCTGCTCCAGAATCAACTCCAGCTTCCGGTTCTCCCGGACCATCGCTCCCGCCTTCCAGA GGTGTGAGACCTACATGGATATTGTGATTGTTCTGGATGGATCCAACTCCATCTACCCCTGGTTTGAAGTGCGGAATTTCCTCATCAACATCTTGAAGAAGTTTTACATTGGGCCAGGCCAGATACAG GTGGGAATCGTGCAGTACGGGGAGAACGTGGTCCACGAGTTCCACCTGAATGATTTCCGCTctgtggaggaggtggtggaggcgGCTCAGAAGATCGACCAGCGCGGAGGGGAGGAGACCAACACGGCGCTGGGCATCAACGTGGGCCG GTCGCAGGCGTTCAAGAGGGGAGGCCGCCGCGGCGCCAAGAAGGTGATGATCGTGATCACGGACGGAGAGTCGCACGACAGCCCCGACCTGAAGAAGGTCATCGAGGACTGCGAGGAAGATGACATCACCCGCTACGCTATCGCC gtccTGGGTTACTACAACAGGCGAGGGATCAACCCTGAGGCCTTTCTGAATGAGATCAAGTTCATTGCCAGCGACCCTGATGACAAGCACTTCTTCAACGTCAAGGACGAGTCGGCCTTGAAGGACATCGTTGATGCGTTGGGTGAAAGGATCTTCAGTCTGGAAG GAACCAATAAGAATGAGACGTCATTTGGCCTCCAGATGTCTCAGGCAGGCTTCTCCTCACACATCGTGGAG gaCGGGATACTGGTGGGGGCGGTGGGGGCGTACGATTGGAACGGCGCGGTGCTGAAGGAGACTCGTCAAGGGAAGGTCATCCCACCCAAATCTTCCTACCTGCATGAGTTCCCAGAGGAGCTGAAAAACCACGGAGCATATCTGG GTTACACAGTGACGTCCGTGGTGTCTGCGAAGAACGGCCGGCTCTTTGTGGCCGGAGCCCCGCGCTTCAACCACACGGGAAAAGTCATCATCTTCACCCTGAAGAACAACGGCAACCTGACCATCCTGCTCTCGCTGAAAGGACAACAG ATCGGCTCGTACTACGGCAGCGAGATCGCCCCTCTGGATGTCGATGGCGACGGGGTGACGGACAACCTCCTGGTGGCCGCGCCCATGTTTTTCAGCGGTGGCTGGGAGAAGGGCAAGGTGTACATCTACAGAGTTACCGTGCAG AGCCGATTCATCCTGGAGGGGTCGCTGGAGATCACGGACCGTGGACAGAACACGCGTTTCGGTTCGTCGCTGGCCCCGGTCCCTGACCTCAACGGCGACACGTACAATGAGGTGGTCGTGGGCGCGCCTCTGGAGGATGACCACCGG GGGGCGATCTACGTGTTCTACGGAAAGAAGGACAGGATACAGCGCAAGTACAAACAGGTACTGCA aggatTGCTGCAGGCATCTCTCTCTCCGAGCCTGCAGTATTTTGGCTGCAGTGTGCATGGGCAGATGGACTTGAATGAGGACGGTCTGGTGGATCTTGCAGTTGGCTCCCTAGGTTCAGCGGTGCTTCTCAG GTCTCGCAGTGTCATCCAC ATCGGCATCAGCGTCAAATTCGAGCCCAGAAAGATCAACATCTTCAACAAAGACTGCCGCAGGGGTGGGAGGGATGTCACCTGCATGGCCGCCGTCGTGTGCTTCAACATTACCGCCACAACCGCCATCCCCGCCTCACAGGAAGTGG gccTGAAGTACAGCTCCTTCATTGAAGAGCGGCGCTACCTCCCCCGGGCCGTGATGGATGACAGCGACAGACAGCAGCCCCGCAACCTGAGCCTGCTGCCCGCCGTGGAGCAGTGTGAGCACGTCTACTTCCACGTGATG GAGAGCACCGACAATGGTCGGCCCATCATCTTCAATGTGGAAGCGGGCATGAGGGATTTGGTGGAGGGTCCCGTACTGGATGAAGGTTGGCCCACCACGTTGAGGTCTGAG CTACCTTTCTGGAACGGCTGTGATGAAGACGACCACTGCATTCCTGACCTGGTCCTGCAGAGTCGTTCTGACCTCCTGGACCGCAG CCAGTTCTGCGCTCAGGCGCTGCGCTCTGGGGGGGTGATCTGCCGGCCGCAGAGGGTGGCGGAGGAGGAGTCGGTGCGAGTGCTGGAGGCCACCCGGAGGAGGATGGTGGTGGAGGCGCGTCTGGAGAACCGCGGGGAGAACGCCTACAATGCCCACCTGAACATCTCCTACAGCCGCAACCTGCACTTCTCCAGCCTCATAGTCAAG GACAACTCCGACATCAAGATAGAGTGCCGAGgggaggagggaaagaggaacGAGAGGCTCTGCAACGTCAGCGAGCCCTTTATGAAGGCGCAAGTCCAG GTGTCTTTCCGCCTGGAGTTTGAGTTCAGTCGCTCAGTGTTCCTGGATCATGTGAAGGTCGTCATGGAAAGTGGCAG TGATGGAGAGGACATGACGGTCGCTGACAACTCCAATACTCTCTCTCATCAGCTGAAATATGAAGCCGACCTCCTCTTCACCAG GGACTCCAGCCCCTCCCGCTATGAGATTAAAGCAGACCACTCGCTGGAGAAGCCTGGCACCACAGACCTGCCTTTCAACTTCACCTTCCAG ATCCATAACCTGGGCTATTTCCCTGTGAGAAACTTGCAGCTGAAAATTGCAATCCCTCAAGTGACAAAGACTGGGAACCAGCTTCTGCAGATAACAGATTTCTACATTGATCAG ACAGACGGGTCTCGCTGTGTCCCCCCCAAACCCGCCGCCCAGTTCCGGGAGACCCCAGAGGACCTGTCTCACCTGCCCCAGCTG AACCCGTCTAACACAGGCACCATCCCCATCCTGTGCAGCATCAACCTGGCAGCCCACAGGGAGATCACCGTGCGGATCATAGGGTCGCTCCACCTCCAGACCCTGTATGCT GTGAAGTTCAAGACCCTGGATCTGCTGACAACAGCATCAATAGAGCTTGACCGCTCCAGCCCTATGTTTCTGATTGAGGAGAAGCCAGAGAGACAT ATAATCCTGGAGATTAGGAAGGAGGGAGACCACAGGATTCCCATCTGGATTATCATCGGGAGCACCCTGGGAGGGCTGCTCCTGCTGGCCCTGCTCAGCCTGGCTCTGTGGAAG CTGGGGTTCTTCCAGAGGCAGAAGCGGCGGGAGGAGGCGGAGCAGGAGGCCAACGGGAAGGTGGCGGAGGAGCGGTAA